Within the Solirubrobacterales bacterium genome, the region GGTAGGCCCGCTTGAAGTCTCCGCTGCGGGAGAGCCGTCGGCGCCTGGGAGAGCCGGCGGCGCCGTCCATGCTCAGACTGCGAGCCGCTTGCGGCCCTTGCGCCGGCGACGGCGGATCACATCACGACCACCGCGGGTGGCCATCCG harbors:
- the rpmH gene encoding 50S ribosomal protein L34, whose protein sequence is MKRTYQPKKRKRAKTHGFRSRMATRGGRDVIRRRRRKGRKRLAV